Proteins encoded within one genomic window of Gallus gallus isolate bGalGal1 chromosome 1, bGalGal1.mat.broiler.GRCg7b, whole genome shotgun sequence:
- the LOC121106854 gene encoding P2Y purinoceptor 1-like codes for MEKKSTAWNLDFCKTDDGNISKTGQLHEKMTNGTCTAFICNNHPQLEWYCYLLILVCLFTLIVGFLGNILALRHYVYCVKTWTTNSIFLFNLALCDLTWILMAPFSIYHSLQKPDNYLNQTFFYIIRLFFSINIYGSVYFLTLISFDRYLGAVHPITSLTWWNKGKAMFCTAAVWIFIVLASVPEIFRTIEAGRQYDSKNSQDDIGGHLQFEVSFVLSKIVLRFLIPVTVIFTCYMLTLKALLQLCKRQQRKNRIIRPLLLISAAMIVFAVSFTPYHITMMVIIVYKTCCQLSSESMSKLMLVYQITEIICSINSCLDPIIFTVANKTFYQKIKNIKCHPKCQCCCCLTHRVRDIALSPRTLT; via the exons atggagaagaaaagcacagcctGGAATCTAGACTTCTGTAAAACAGATGATGGCAACATTTCTAAAACAG gcCAACTCCACGAAAAGATGACAAATGGTACATGCACTGCTTTCATTTGCAACAACCATCCTCAGCTGGAGTGGTACTGCTATTTGCTGATTCTGGTTTGCCTTTTCACTTTGATAGTGGGATTTCTAGGCAACATACTTGCCCTTCGACATTATGTGTACTGCGTGAAGACCTGGACTACTAACAGcatatttctatttaatttggCATTGTGTGACCTCACTTGGATTCTCATGGCACCTTTTTCAATATATCATAGTCTCCAGAAGCCAGATAACTATCTcaatcaaacatttttttacatCATAAGACTATTTTTTAGTATTAATATCTACGGAAGTGTCTACTTCTTGACACTCATCAGTTTTGATAGATACTTGGGTGCTGTACATCCTATCACTTCATTAACATGGTGGAACAAAGGAAAGGCCATGTTTTGTACTGCTGCTGTATGGATCTTCATAGTTCTTGCATCAGTGCCAGAGATCTTCCGTACAATTGAAGCTGGAAGACAGTATGACAGCAAAAATTCCCAAGATGACATTGGAGGACACTTACAATTTGAAGTGTCATTCGTACTTTCCAAGATTGTATTGAGATTCCTAATTCCAGTCACAGTCATCTTTACATGCTACATGTTGACTCTCAAAGCATTACTACAACTCTGTAAAcgtcagcaaagaaaaaatagaattattagGCCTCTTTTACTGATTTCAGCTGCTATGATTGTATTTGCTGTGTCTTTCACACCTTATCACATTACGATGATGGTGATAATAGTATACAAAACTTGTTGTCAACTATCCTCTGAGAGCATGAGCAAATTAATGCTAGTTTATCAAATTACAGAGATCATCTGCAGCATCAACAGTTGCCTTGATCCAATCATTTTTACAGTAGCAAATAAGACATTCtatcaaaaaattaaaaatataaaatgtcatCCCAAATGccaatgctgctgctgtctAACACACAGAGTAAGGGACATTGCTCTGTCCCCAAGAACACTGACTTAA